In uncultured Cohaesibacter sp., a genomic segment contains:
- a CDS encoding MFS transporter, producing the protein MSRSLFSIASLLLGSAFLFFAGGLTGMLLPVRGGIEGFSSFNLGLLGTGWAVGYVSGCLMVPQIVTRAGHIRAFSVMAAMACISVLMSSLLVFPYAWIVLRALAGFAFAGAAMIVEGWLVERSDPKSRGMIFGTYTMVNLFASTAGQMVIAIGTPETFQLFTVASIFYVIALLPTALTKSQAPAPLARAQLNIARLWRNSPVAVIAVLLTGISNGSFGTLAAVYGRDIGLSVSGVAFFVSASILAGAAAQIPIGFLSDLIDRRLVVILIALVAIGSDSMFVTHAPSTTELAIIYSAVFGAAVYSFYPVLVAHANDHADPSEGLQTSSGLLLLMGCGTMIGPLLGGVLMSIQGPDGLFVSTTIAHIGILLFTIWRLTQRVAVDTEDKGQFIPISPMRTRTPQTIVFADGEWMEGKEARDTDGSDE; encoded by the coding sequence GTGTCTCGCAGCCTGTTTTCCATCGCTTCCCTTCTGCTCGGCTCCGCATTCCTGTTCTTTGCGGGAGGCCTTACCGGAATGCTGTTGCCGGTCCGCGGTGGTATCGAAGGCTTTTCAAGCTTCAATCTCGGTCTTTTGGGAACGGGCTGGGCCGTCGGTTATGTTTCCGGCTGCCTGATGGTGCCCCAGATCGTGACACGGGCGGGGCACATCCGCGCCTTCAGCGTGATGGCTGCGATGGCCTGTATCTCGGTGCTGATGTCGTCGCTGCTGGTCTTTCCCTATGCCTGGATCGTTCTGAGGGCTCTGGCCGGTTTCGCCTTTGCCGGCGCGGCGATGATCGTCGAGGGCTGGCTGGTCGAACGCTCCGACCCCAAGAGCCGCGGCATGATTTTCGGCACCTACACCATGGTCAACCTGTTTGCCAGCACGGCGGGCCAGATGGTAATCGCTATCGGCACCCCGGAAACATTCCAGCTGTTCACGGTGGCCTCGATCTTCTACGTCATCGCCCTGTTGCCTACCGCACTCACCAAGTCGCAGGCCCCTGCCCCTCTGGCACGGGCGCAGCTTAACATCGCACGGCTCTGGAGAAATTCACCTGTGGCCGTGATTGCCGTGCTGCTGACCGGCATTTCAAACGGCAGTTTCGGCACGCTGGCTGCGGTCTATGGGCGTGATATCGGCCTTTCCGTTTCCGGTGTGGCCTTCTTTGTCAGCGCGTCGATTCTGGCGGGAGCCGCCGCCCAGATCCCCATCGGTTTTCTCTCCGATCTGATCGACCGCCGTCTTGTTGTCATCCTGATTGCGCTTGTTGCCATTGGTTCGGACAGCATGTTCGTCACCCATGCTCCCAGCACGACGGAACTGGCCATCATCTATTCGGCCGTCTTCGGGGCTGCGGTCTATTCCTTCTATCCCGTGCTTGTTGCCCACGCCAACGACCACGCGGACCCGTCCGAGGGGTTGCAGACCAGTAGCGGCCTGTTGCTGCTGATGGGGTGCGGCACCATGATCGGTCCACTGCTCGGCGGTGTACTGATGTCGATACAGGGACCAGACGGGCTGTTTGTCTCGACAACCATCGCCCATATCGGCATCCTGCTGTTCACCATCTGGCGCCTGACGCAGCGCGTCGCTGTGGATACCGAGGACAAGGGACAGTTTATTCCCATTTCTCCCATGCGCACCCGGACACCCCAGACCATCGTCTTTGCCGATGGCGAGTGGATGGAAGGAAAGGAAGCCCGGGATACGGATGGTTCCGACGAGTAG
- a CDS encoding metallophosphoesterase produces MASSILSKARNLMADPLARPRLVLDEQPSDVYAIGDIHGCLSLLLQLEGMILEEAKRRSTPTLIVYVGDLVDRGPESRAVIEHCLTSSLPRNVERLVLCGNHDLTFSEFLLEPSLTSPWINWGGAATLASYGVDLEDFVAAGLPEGVLSAWLSDRIPLEHMAFLAHLPTVLSMPSAHIVHAGLRHHASLEEQTERDLMWSRELFLVDEPASDRWIVHGHTPFEAPVIGPGRIGIDTGAVYGGALTAVHLQAENYRFISVPAKG; encoded by the coding sequence ATGGCATCCTCGATACTCTCCAAGGCCCGCAACCTGATGGCGGATCCGCTCGCCCGACCCCGTCTGGTACTGGATGAACAGCCTTCTGATGTCTATGCAATCGGTGATATTCACGGCTGTCTCTCTTTGCTGTTGCAGCTCGAAGGGATGATCCTCGAAGAGGCCAAACGCCGCTCCACGCCGACCCTGATCGTCTATGTCGGGGATCTGGTGGACCGCGGGCCGGAGTCTCGTGCCGTGATCGAGCACTGCCTCACGTCTTCCCTGCCGCGCAATGTCGAGCGTCTGGTGCTGTGCGGCAATCATGATCTGACCTTCAGCGAGTTCCTGCTGGAGCCATCGCTGACGAGCCCGTGGATCAACTGGGGCGGCGCTGCCACCCTTGCCTCCTACGGCGTCGATCTGGAGGATTTCGTGGCGGCCGGGTTGCCCGAGGGTGTTCTGTCTGCCTGGTTGTCAGACCGGATCCCGCTTGAGCACATGGCATTTCTGGCGCACCTGCCAACGGTTCTGAGCATGCCGTCTGCCCATATCGTCCACGCGGGCCTGCGTCATCATGCCTCGCTGGAAGAGCAGACGGAGCGCGATCTGATGTGGAGCCGCGAGCTGTTTCTGGTGGACGAACCCGCGTCTGATCGCTGGATTGTCCATGGTCACACGCCCTTTGAAGCGCCCGTAATCGGGCCGGGGCGGATCGGCATTGATACCGGCGCGGTTTATGGCGGCGCGCTGACGGCCGTTCATCTACAGGCAGAAAACTACCGCTTCATCAGCGTTCCGGCCAAGGGCTAG
- a CDS encoding ABC transporter ATP-binding protein, with product MTASSAPALSLHALSMSYGQDKVLDGINVSLKAGEVLGLLGPSGCGKTTLLRLISGLLLPNEGEIEIAGRLVAAPARGIALPPEARGLGMVFQDYALWPHLSVARNVAFPLEMQKMSRAECESRVKRALDRVGLGAMADRRPSDLSGGQQQRVAIARAIVAEPPLVLFDEPLSNLDRELRESMVEELSDLVAELNLSAVYVTHDHAEALTLADHVAVMRGGSIEQLASPDALVSAPATAAVADFLRLGSLLPACRGADGWLIENTNIVLPEGPGADEKAHLLLPERAIRLGSEGPATLKAEVLRAQTRSTGRALTLRIAGTDHLIRLVSSISVTAGDILDISYSPNELRWFPAVA from the coding sequence ATGACCGCTTCATCCGCTCCCGCCCTTTCCCTTCACGCCCTTTCCATGAGTTACGGACAGGACAAGGTCCTCGACGGGATCAATGTTTCCCTCAAGGCAGGTGAAGTGCTGGGCCTGCTTGGCCCATCAGGCTGTGGCAAGACCACACTGTTGCGATTGATCTCCGGACTGTTGCTTCCCAACGAGGGCGAAATCGAAATCGCCGGAAGGCTGGTTGCCGCCCCCGCCAGAGGCATCGCCCTGCCACCGGAAGCGCGCGGACTGGGCATGGTCTTTCAGGATTACGCCCTCTGGCCACACCTTTCGGTCGCCAGAAATGTCGCCTTTCCGCTGGAAATGCAAAAAATGTCACGGGCTGAATGCGAAAGCCGGGTGAAGAGGGCTCTTGATCGGGTTGGCCTGGGTGCCATGGCGGATCGTCGTCCGTCCGATCTTTCCGGCGGCCAGCAACAGCGCGTGGCGATTGCCCGGGCGATTGTCGCCGAGCCGCCGCTTGTGCTGTTTGACGAACCGCTCTCCAACCTTGACCGCGAATTGCGTGAGTCCATGGTCGAAGAACTGAGCGATCTGGTGGCCGAGCTCAATCTCAGCGCCGTCTATGTCACCCATGACCATGCCGAGGCGCTGACGCTGGCCGATCATGTGGCCGTCATGCGCGGTGGCAGTATCGAACAGCTGGCTTCGCCCGACGCGCTCGTGAGTGCCCCGGCGACCGCCGCCGTTGCCGATTTTCTGCGCCTTGGCAGCCTTTTGCCCGCCTGCCGTGGCGCTGACGGCTGGCTCATCGAGAATACCAACATTGTCTTGCCCGAGGGGCCGGGTGCCGACGAAAAGGCCCATTTGCTTCTGCCCGAGCGGGCCATCCGTCTCGGATCTGAGGGACCTGCCACACTGAAGGCCGAAGTGCTTCGCGCCCAGACACGCAGCACCGGGCGTGCCCTCACCTTGCGCATTGCCGGGACAGATCACCTCATCCGCCTTGTCAGTTCGATCAGCGTTACGGCCGGAGACATACTCGACATTTCCTATTCACCAAATGAGCTGCGCTGGTTCCCAGCCGTGGCGTAA
- a CDS encoding extracellular solute-binding protein has translation MRTTVFAFALGLLASTAAQADVTVYSAGPGSLINNLAEGFTAKTGIKANVFQATTGKVMARLEAESSNPVADVVISASWGTATSFAAKGLLLAYTSPNAETVPDFLKTDTAVAQGVAGICIAYNTKSGLPVPKDWADLAKPEYKDMVTLPDAAASGGTYSLVEAFAANDMTGVLQSIKDNGAIVAGANAAALNPVLQGSKAAVFAAVDYITLGAKAKGESVDIVFPESGTVVAPRPMMILKSSKNQDDAKAFIDYVLSEEGQKAVAKVYLMPSRTDIKVDRPLIGDLKLLSSDGAPARAAVLDGFKAIFN, from the coding sequence ATGCGTACTACCGTTTTCGCTTTTGCCCTCGGCCTTCTGGCCTCGACCGCCGCTCAGGCTGACGTCACCGTCTATTCTGCCGGTCCGGGATCCCTCATCAACAATCTGGCCGAGGGCTTCACCGCCAAGACCGGCATCAAGGCCAATGTCTTTCAGGCAACCACCGGCAAGGTCATGGCCCGTCTGGAAGCCGAAAGCTCCAACCCGGTTGCAGACGTGGTGATCTCCGCTTCCTGGGGCACGGCCACCTCCTTCGCCGCCAAGGGCCTGTTGCTGGCCTACACCAGCCCGAATGCCGAGACCGTTCCGGATTTCCTCAAGACCGACACTGCCGTTGCCCAGGGCGTTGCTGGCATCTGCATTGCCTACAACACCAAGTCCGGCCTGCCTGTCCCCAAGGACTGGGCCGATCTTGCCAAGCCGGAATACAAGGACATGGTCACCCTGCCCGACGCTGCCGCATCCGGTGGCACCTATTCGCTGGTTGAAGCCTTCGCCGCAAATGACATGACCGGCGTGCTGCAGAGTATCAAGGATAATGGCGCGATTGTTGCAGGCGCCAATGCCGCAGCCCTCAATCCGGTTCTACAGGGCTCCAAGGCCGCCGTCTTTGCCGCCGTTGATTACATCACGCTCGGTGCCAAGGCCAAGGGCGAAAGCGTCGACATCGTATTCCCGGAAAGCGGCACTGTTGTTGCTCCACGCCCGATGATGATCCTCAAGTCCTCCAAAAATCAGGACGACGCCAAGGCCTTCATCGACTATGTGCTCTCCGAGGAAGGCCAGAAGGCGGTTGCCAAGGTCTATCTGATGCCATCGCGCACCGACATCAAGGTTGACCGTCCGCTGATCGGCGATCTGAAACTGCTGTCCAGCGACGGCGCTCCGGCACGCGCAGCGGTTCTCGACGGCTTCAAGGCCATCTTCAACTGA
- a CDS encoding iron ABC transporter permease, with translation MAKAAATGAEGSALLRWIATFGLLLVVAVPCLFIIIQAIFPDIGSGSLAAPFSLFFKTLSDPALFGLARNTLILGIGTVVCAAVFAVPLAALRALFRVPGAIYWDALLLIPFMIPPYIAALGWIMTLQPRGYMEQLTGLNLAGLLFSVPGIMLIMGLNTFSVVYFVLSRTFETIGARYSDVGRVFGAGQWRSFWRITFPLAMPGLAASLLLVFAMSIEEYGTPAALGRRIGFEVLVTGIENRISEWPIDLPGSATLSLVLVSMALVAFMVQRWLLTRRDYRIVSGKPQASDKRPLGIWSVPVCLAFGFIAFLATGLPILAILATALTRTISGGLALDNMGLHNFEALLGRGSDGLIALGNSLALGGSTALLAGLFGAITAYSVVKGRGRFRLFLDALSITPNALPGVVVAVGIILAWNQPWLPVTPYNTPFILLLAYVCILLPQPVRYATASLHQLGDNLESAARVCGSGPLKAFVRIILPLILPSMVTSMILVFAVASRELVASLLVAPIGFQTIAVYIWTQFDQGSAGLGMAMAFCAIMITTLIPLGLIGLIKWASKGRVAGLN, from the coding sequence ATGGCAAAGGCAGCAGCGACAGGCGCAGAAGGCAGCGCCCTTCTCAGATGGATTGCCACCTTCGGGTTGCTGCTCGTCGTTGCAGTTCCCTGCCTGTTCATCATCATACAGGCGATTTTCCCCGACATTGGGAGCGGCTCACTGGCCGCTCCCTTCTCGCTGTTCTTCAAGACCCTCTCCGACCCGGCGCTATTCGGGCTGGCGCGCAACACGCTGATCCTCGGCATCGGCACGGTTGTCTGCGCAGCGGTGTTTGCGGTACCGCTGGCAGCCCTCAGGGCCCTGTTCCGCGTACCCGGTGCCATTTACTGGGATGCGCTGCTGCTGATCCCGTTCATGATACCGCCCTATATCGCAGCGCTTGGCTGGATCATGACGCTGCAGCCGCGCGGCTATATGGAACAACTGACCGGGCTCAATCTGGCCGGGCTGTTGTTTTCGGTGCCCGGTATCATGCTCATCATGGGCCTCAACACCTTTTCCGTGGTCTATTTCGTGCTTTCGCGCACCTTCGAGACGATCGGCGCACGTTATAGCGATGTCGGTCGCGTGTTTGGCGCGGGACAATGGCGCTCCTTCTGGCGCATCACCTTTCCGCTGGCCATGCCCGGCCTTGCCGCCAGCCTGCTCCTTGTGTTCGCCATGTCGATCGAGGAATACGGCACCCCGGCCGCGCTTGGCCGTCGCATCGGGTTCGAGGTGCTGGTCACCGGCATCGAGAACCGCATATCGGAATGGCCAATTGATCTGCCCGGTTCGGCAACCCTTTCGCTGGTACTGGTCAGTATGGCGCTGGTGGCCTTCATGGTGCAGCGCTGGCTGCTGACCCGTCGCGACTATCGCATCGTCAGCGGCAAGCCGCAGGCCTCCGACAAGCGGCCGCTCGGCATCTGGTCCGTTCCCGTTTGTCTGGCGTTCGGCTTCATTGCCTTCCTTGCCACCGGTCTGCCCATCCTGGCCATTCTGGCAACGGCCCTGACGCGGACCATTTCCGGCGGTCTGGCGCTCGACAACATGGGGCTGCATAATTTCGAAGCCCTGCTTGGGCGCGGCAGCGACGGGCTGATTGCCCTTGGCAATTCGCTGGCGCTTGGGGGCTCGACGGCTCTGCTCGCTGGCCTGTTCGGTGCCATCACGGCCTATTCGGTCGTCAAGGGGCGCGGGCGGTTCCGGCTGTTTCTCGACGCCCTGTCGATCACGCCCAACGCCCTGCCCGGCGTCGTGGTTGCGGTGGGCATCATTCTGGCGTGGAACCAGCCGTGGCTGCCGGTCACACCCTACAACACGCCATTCATCCTGCTTCTTGCCTATGTCTGCATCCTGCTGCCGCAGCCGGTGCGCTATGCCACCGCCTCCCTGCATCAGCTGGGCGACAATCTGGAATCGGCCGCCCGGGTCTGCGGCTCCGGACCACTCAAGGCTTTCGTGCGGATCATCCTGCCGCTGATCCTGCCGAGCATGGTCACCTCGATGATCCTTGTTTTCGCCGTGGCCTCGCGCGAGCTGGTTGCCTCCCTGCTGGTTGCTCCCATCGGCTTCCAGACCATCGCGGTCTATATCTGGACCCAGTTTGATCAAGGCTCCGCCGGACTTGGCATGGCGATGGCCTTTTGTGCCATCATGATCACCACGCTCATTCCGCTTGGTCTGATCGGTCTGATCAAATGGGCTTCCAAGGGCCGGGTTGCCGGGCTCAACTAG
- a CDS encoding TRAP transporter large permease, protein MLLLIGSLVLFMLIGVPIAYSMGLSGLLYFLLYQPDLIAVLPARVYAGMNSSVMLSLPLFIVMGHLMNHGGLTGRLIDFCMLFVGRLRGGLGLVSVLTAMVFGGISGSSVSDAASIGQVMIPAMKNKGYPVRTATGLIAASSTMGMIIPPSIPMVIYAFAASESVGRLFLGSLIAGVMVGVFMLGIVLVIAHRNSFPCEEVDLAPARVLRSTLEGVPALLMPLIVVGSVVTGIATATESAAVGALYALLVGLFVYRGLTFRDLPKLFGEAILSSANVMIIIAFSGVFTWILALEHVTQMIGMLFVQLQLGPTTAMLAVAVVILLIGFFVDVSPAILLLTPVFLPALKMLGVSPIQFGAVLISGLAVGLVTPPVGMCLNVCASVSGESILSVFRGALPFLLANFLVVLLLCLFPALSTWLPALLMGQ, encoded by the coding sequence ATGCTCTTGCTCATTGGCAGTCTTGTCCTGTTCATGCTCATCGGTGTTCCCATCGCCTATTCGATGGGGCTCTCGGGGCTCCTCTATTTCCTTCTCTATCAGCCAGATCTCATCGCCGTCCTGCCCGCCCGTGTCTATGCTGGCATGAACAGTTCGGTCATGCTGTCGCTGCCGTTGTTCATCGTCATGGGTCATCTGATGAACCATGGTGGCCTCACCGGTCGGCTGATCGATTTCTGTATGTTGTTCGTTGGCCGTCTGCGCGGCGGTCTTGGGCTGGTTTCCGTGCTGACGGCGATGGTCTTTGGCGGTATCTCGGGCTCCTCGGTCTCCGATGCGGCCTCGATCGGTCAGGTGATGATCCCGGCCATGAAGAACAAGGGCTATCCGGTGCGCACGGCCACTGGTCTCATTGCGGCCTCGTCAACCATGGGCATGATCATCCCGCCGTCCATCCCGATGGTCATCTATGCCTTTGCCGCCTCCGAGTCAGTCGGGCGCTTGTTCCTTGGCAGCCTGATTGCCGGTGTCATGGTCGGTGTCTTCATGCTGGGGATCGTGCTGGTTATCGCCCACCGCAACAGCTTCCCCTGTGAAGAGGTGGATCTGGCACCGGCCCGGGTTCTGCGCAGCACGCTTGAAGGGGTGCCGGCGCTGCTGATGCCGCTGATCGTCGTCGGATCGGTGGTCACCGGCATCGCAACGGCAACGGAATCTGCTGCCGTCGGCGCTCTTTACGCGCTGCTGGTCGGCCTGTTCGTCTATCGCGGTCTGACCTTCCGGGATCTGCCAAAGCTGTTTGGCGAGGCCATTCTAAGCTCCGCCAACGTCATGATCATCATCGCCTTTTCCGGTGTCTTTACATGGATTCTGGCGCTTGAGCATGTAACCCAGATGATCGGCATGCTGTTTGTCCAGCTCCAGCTTGGTCCGACCACGGCTATGCTGGCGGTGGCGGTGGTCATCCTGCTGATCGGCTTCTTTGTCGATGTCAGCCCGGCGATCCTGCTGCTAACGCCGGTGTTCCTGCCCGCACTGAAGATGCTCGGTGTCTCGCCGATTCAGTTCGGCGCGGTGCTGATCTCCGGTCTTGCCGTGGGGCTGGTGACGCCACCGGTCGGCATGTGCCTCAATGTCTGTGCTAGCGTGTCGGGCGAGAGCATCCTGTCGGTCTTCCGTGGTGCGCTGCCCTTCCTGTTGGCCAACTTTCTGGTGGTGCTGCTGCTCTGCCTGTTCCCGGCTCTCAGCACATGGTTGCCCGCGCTGCTGATGGGGCAGTGA
- a CDS encoding TRAP transporter small permease → MTGPAPAYQVHPVLRAETLLMQLLTWLLTALFGLIFVMVVILVIMRYGFNSTIVGGSEATVMMFIYTTALGAAVDIARGKHIRIDALIDSLPPRAKAWLEGTNLILIGILQAMLLYFSIEWISVVGSSEDPVLHIAEGLVEVAIPIGCAFAILFCITRLISLIMTPLSGPSN, encoded by the coding sequence ATGACCGGTCCCGCCCCTGCCTATCAGGTGCATCCAGTGCTTCGCGCCGAAACACTGTTGATGCAACTTCTGACGTGGCTTTTGACGGCTCTCTTCGGCCTCATCTTTGTCATGGTCGTCATCCTGGTCATCATGCGCTACGGCTTCAACTCCACCATTGTCGGTGGCAGCGAAGCGACCGTGATGATGTTCATCTATACCACCGCGCTGGGCGCTGCAGTGGACATCGCCCGCGGCAAGCACATCCGCATTGATGCGCTGATCGACAGTCTGCCGCCGCGCGCCAAGGCCTGGCTGGAAGGGACCAACCTGATCCTCATCGGCATTCTGCAGGCGATGCTGCTCTATTTCAGCATCGAGTGGATTTCCGTTGTTGGCAGCAGCGAGGACCCGGTTCTGCATATCGCCGAGGGGCTCGTTGAAGTGGCCATCCCCATCGGTTGTGCCTTTGCCATCCTGTTCTGTATTACCCGTCTGATCTCATTGATCATGACACCCCTTTCTGGCCCTTCAAACTAG
- a CDS encoding TRAP transporter substrate-binding protein: MNKTFAKLAIMAVGIGLAFPVMAADFNFKFAHSQPDSSVRHKSMLFFKEALEKESKGRISVEVFSGSQLGSEPEVMDMVKMGTVQGTRGGAFTKANKKFLIYTLPFLYDSTDAVLKAMRSDFGTYIADAAKDNGYYIPATGVAGGFRVVTNNKHAINTPDDVAGLKIRTPGIETIIKTFEALGASPTSIPYGEVYMALKMGVADGQENPPSNISVMKFYEAQKYLSLLNYQIHPDPLFVNLKWYESLPDDLKTVFDKVSHEAMEWSDDHWLASEADYLKFLGDKLEVNEVSAENRAKFVEKVRPVWDYYIQNGTFSEDEVKQAIEAGK, translated from the coding sequence ATGAACAAGACATTTGCGAAGCTGGCAATCATGGCCGTCGGGATCGGGCTCGCATTCCCGGTCATGGCCGCAGACTTCAATTTCAAATTTGCCCATTCACAGCCGGACAGCTCGGTCCGGCACAAATCCATGCTGTTCTTCAAGGAAGCCCTCGAGAAGGAAAGCAAGGGCCGGATCTCGGTTGAGGTCTTCTCGGGCAGCCAGCTGGGCAGTGAGCCGGAAGTCATGGACATGGTCAAGATGGGCACCGTTCAGGGCACCCGTGGCGGCGCCTTCACCAAGGCCAACAAGAAATTCCTGATCTATACCCTGCCATTCCTCTATGACAGCACCGACGCTGTGCTCAAAGCCATGCGCAGTGATTTCGGCACCTATATTGCCGACGCCGCCAAGGACAATGGCTATTATATTCCGGCCACCGGCGTGGCTGGCGGCTTCCGCGTTGTTACCAATAATAAGCATGCGATCAACACGCCGGACGATGTTGCTGGTCTGAAGATCCGTACACCAGGCATCGAGACCATCATCAAGACCTTCGAAGCGCTGGGCGCCAGCCCGACCTCGATTCCCTATGGCGAGGTCTATATGGCCCTGAAGATGGGTGTGGCCGATGGTCAGGAAAACCCGCCGAGCAACATCTCGGTGATGAAATTCTACGAGGCCCAGAAGTATCTCTCGCTGCTCAACTATCAGATCCATCCGGATCCATTGTTCGTCAATCTCAAATGGTACGAGAGCCTGCCGGACGACCTGAAGACCGTGTTCGACAAGGTCTCCCACGAAGCCATGGAATGGAGTGATGACCATTGGCTTGCTTCTGAGGCGGACTATCTGAAATTCCTCGGTGACAAGCTGGAAGTGAACGAGGTGTCCGCAGAGAACCGCGCCAAGTTTGTCGAAAAGGTGCGCCCGGTCTGGGATTACTACATCCAGAACGGTACCTTCTCTGAAGACGAAGTCAAGCAGGCCATCGAGGCTGGCAAATAG
- a CDS encoding TetR/AcrR family transcriptional regulator codes for MAKLPKNVRIGRNGRVGILKKVPRDLWDHPQYRERAKVIERSTGAVDLVEGVKIANAMLQDMEQEFRAARSELAAIDAAAELDALALIDAREPLAEAPAPAVSSHTAEAEEAPDVPPPAPPRRREAEITRRDILDAAMEEFAAKGLSGARVDAIAARTRTTKPMIYYHFGSKEKLYAAVMEEAYGGVRSKEQGLHLDELPTEEALRRLVEVTFDHHAEHPEYVRLVTVENIEMGRHITGRKSLIERNAIAIETVRDLLRRGEAEGTFRSGINPWHLHFLISSYCFMRVSNRYSWRAVFDMDLWDEADVPAQREMIVDTILRYVRP; via the coding sequence ATGGCGAAGCTTCCGAAAAATGTCCGGATCGGACGTAACGGGCGAGTGGGTATTCTCAAGAAGGTTCCGCGAGACCTTTGGGATCATCCACAATATCGGGAGCGTGCCAAGGTGATCGAGCGCTCGACAGGCGCGGTTGATCTTGTGGAAGGGGTCAAGATTGCCAATGCCATGCTGCAGGATATGGAGCAGGAATTCCGCGCGGCCCGGTCCGAGCTCGCCGCAATCGATGCCGCTGCTGAGCTGGATGCTCTGGCCCTGATCGACGCCCGCGAACCACTCGCTGAAGCCCCGGCCCCTGCGGTATCCTCCCATACGGCTGAAGCCGAAGAGGCCCCGGACGTTCCGCCCCCGGCTCCTCCCAGACGTCGGGAAGCCGAGATCACCCGGCGTGATATTCTGGATGCCGCCATGGAGGAATTTGCTGCCAAAGGTCTTAGCGGGGCTCGTGTCGATGCCATCGCGGCCAGAACGCGGACCACCAAGCCGATGATCTATTATCATTTCGGCAGCAAGGAAAAGCTCTATGCGGCCGTCATGGAGGAAGCTTATGGTGGGGTGCGCAGCAAGGAACAGGGCTTGCATCTGGACGAGTTGCCGACAGAGGAAGCCCTGCGCCGACTGGTCGAGGTCACCTTTGACCATCACGCCGAACACCCGGAATATGTCCGGTTGGTGACGGTCGAGAATATCGAGATGGGTCGCCACATCACCGGACGCAAGAGCCTGATAGAGCGCAATGCGATTGCCATCGAGACCGTGCGCGACCTGCTCCGGCGCGGCGAAGCCGAAGGCACCTTCCGGTCAGGTATCAACCCCTGGCATCTGCATTTCCTGATTTCCTCCTACTGCTTCATGCGCGTGTCCAACCGCTATTCATGGCGGGCGGTCTTTGACATGGACCTGTGGGACGAGGCCGATGTTCCGGCCCAGCGGGAGATGATCGTCGACACCATCTTACGCTATGTGAGGCCCTGA
- a CDS encoding DoxX family protein — protein sequence MIDTNTAPYAAFLLRVISGALLLAHGLMKIFIFTIPGTVGFFESLGFPGFFAYLTILAEVAGGAALILGVATRAVAILTLPPLLGALVVHSGNGWVFSSQGGGWEFPLFWAITNVVIALLGSGAFALRLPVVQKFAWAQ from the coding sequence ATGATCGACACCAATACCGCCCCATACGCTGCATTTCTCCTTCGCGTTATCTCTGGTGCCCTGCTGCTCGCGCATGGCCTGATGAAGATCTTCATCTTCACCATTCCCGGAACAGTCGGCTTCTTTGAGAGCCTCGGCTTCCCCGGCTTCTTTGCCTATCTGACCATTCTGGCCGAAGTGGCTGGCGGCGCCGCCCTGATCCTCGGCGTTGCCACCCGCGCAGTCGCCATTCTGACTCTGCCTCCACTGCTCGGCGCTCTGGTCGTCCACTCCGGCAATGGCTGGGTTTTCTCGAGCCAAGGTGGCGGCTGGGAATTTCCGCTGTTCTGGGCCATCACCAACGTGGTCATCGCCCTGCTCGGCAGCGGTGCCTTTGCCCTCCGCCTGCCAGTTGTCCAGAAGTTCGCCTGGGCTCAGTAG